One stretch of Flavobacterium sp. 9 DNA includes these proteins:
- a CDS encoding ATP-binding protein, producing MRIKTKLNLGVGLLFLLIIILTLVSAFYIFSIKKDTENILKANYNTLEYSRNMLLSLDEINSNKENAIVTFKENLQKQTQNVTEEGEKKGTDNLMKNFALLEKNSSDESLKMQIRQDIFEIMKLNMNAIKKKSDIAKHTAETANLWIAIVGTLCFLIAFNLLINLPNNIANPIKELTLSIKEIANKNYSERVHFTNHNEYGDLAKSFNTMAQKLEEYNSSNLYKLFFEKKRLETLINNMHDPIIGLDQEGVILFVNDEALKIIGMKSEDVIGKSASTLALSNDLIRSLILKELATDSQKKQPLKIFANGKESYFDKEKINITITPTGEEKEINIGDVIILRNITLFKELDFAKTNFIATVSHELKTPIASIKLSLQLLQNTKTGDMNDDQKQLVESIKDDSQRLLKITGELLNLSQLETGNIQLNIEKSNPYAIVNYATEAVKVQADQKQIKLIIDADENLQNVKADSEKTGWVLINYLSNAITYSSEKSTIIIKLKEEKDQIVFQVIDTGKGIDARYKDKVFDKYFQIPGSQKSGTGLGLAISKEFIEAQNGNIGVESNLGLGSTFWFSLKV from the coding sequence ATGAGAATTAAAACTAAATTGAATCTGGGAGTTGGGTTATTATTTTTACTAATAATAATACTCACATTGGTGAGTGCCTTTTATATTTTCTCGATAAAAAAAGACACAGAGAATATTCTGAAAGCAAATTATAATACGCTTGAATATTCCAGAAATATGCTTTTGTCGTTGGACGAAATTAATTCTAATAAAGAAAATGCGATTGTTACTTTTAAAGAAAATCTTCAGAAGCAAACACAAAATGTTACTGAAGAAGGAGAAAAAAAAGGAACAGATAATCTTATGAAAAACTTTGCTCTTTTAGAAAAAAATAGTTCTGATGAATCTTTAAAAATGCAAATCAGACAGGACATTTTTGAGATTATGAAACTCAATATGAATGCCATAAAGAAAAAAAGTGATATCGCTAAACATACTGCCGAAACCGCTAATTTATGGATTGCTATTGTGGGAACTTTATGCTTTCTAATTGCTTTTAATTTATTGATTAATTTACCAAATAATATTGCCAATCCTATTAAGGAATTGACTTTGAGTATTAAGGAAATCGCCAATAAAAATTATTCGGAACGAGTGCATTTTACCAATCATAATGAATATGGAGATTTGGCAAAATCGTTTAATACAATGGCGCAAAAGCTAGAGGAATACAATAGTAGTAATTTATACAAATTGTTCTTCGAAAAGAAACGACTGGAAACGCTTATCAATAACATGCACGATCCTATTATTGGATTGGATCAGGAAGGTGTTATTTTGTTTGTGAATGATGAAGCGCTGAAAATTATCGGAATGAAATCTGAGGATGTTATCGGGAAATCAGCTTCGACTCTGGCTTTATCAAATGATTTGATTCGGTCTTTGATTTTGAAAGAATTAGCAACTGATTCTCAGAAAAAACAACCTTTGAAAATTTTTGCTAACGGAAAAGAAAGTTATTTCGATAAAGAAAAAATCAACATTACCATAACACCAACGGGAGAAGAGAAAGAAATTAATATTGGTGATGTCATTATTCTTCGAAATATTACCTTATTTAAAGAACTTGATTTTGCGAAAACTAATTTTATTGCCACAGTTTCTCACGAATTAAAAACGCCAATTGCATCTATAAAACTAAGTCTACAATTGCTTCAAAATACCAAAACAGGCGACATGAATGACGATCAAAAACAATTGGTCGAAAGCATTAAAGATGATAGCCAAAGGTTATTGAAAATTACTGGCGAATTACTTAATTTATCGCAATTAGAAACTGGAAATATTCAGTTGAATATCGAAAAAAGTAATCCATATGCTATTGTAAATTATGCGACTGAAGCTGTAAAAGTTCAAGCAGATCAAAAACAAATCAAACTAATTATTGATGCTGATGAAAATCTCCAAAATGTAAAAGCCGACAGCGAAAAAACGGGTTGGGTTTTGATTAATTATCTATCGAATGCGATTACATATTCTTCCGAAAAAAGTACGATCATCATTAAATTAAAAGAAGAAAAAGATCAGATTGTTTTTCAGGTAATAGACACCGGAAAAGGAATTGACGCGAGATATAAAGACAAAGTTTTCGATAAATATTTCCAGATTCCGGGAAGTCAAAAATCAGGAACGGGATTGGGATTAGCGATTAGCAAAGAATTTATCGAAGCTCAAAATGGTAATATTGGTGTTGAAAGTAATTTAGGTTTAGGAAGTACTTTTTGGTTTTCGTTGAAGGTTTAG